Below is a genomic region from Chloroflexota bacterium.
CCGCGGCGCTGCGAGGGCGCCGCCCCCCCCCTGAAACGCAAGCCCCAGGTGCCTGCCGAGCGACCGGCCGGGGGCCGCCAGCCGCTCGTCGGCGCCGCTCAGTACCGCGCCCGACTCCGCCGCCGTCGCAAAGAGCGAGCCGGTCTTCTTGAAGATGCGGTCCATATACTGATCGCGGGTCTGCTGCCACTGGTTGGCCATGAACCGCTCTGTGAGCTGCCCGCTGGAGAGGTCCATGATGGTGCGGGAGAAGCCCTTGATGACCCGGATGTCCTCCGTGTTGCAGACGTGAATGGCTGAGGTCGCAAACAGGTAGTCGCCGACGAGCACCGCGACTTCCGGGCCCCACAGGCTGCTCAGCGTCGCGCGTCCGCGCCGCACGGCGGCGTTGTCGACGGTGTCGTCGTGGATGAGCGTTGCGAGGTGCAGCAGCTCGACGGCGGAGCCCATGATGACGGGCTTGTCCGTCGTGCAGCCGAGTGTCTTCGCGATGAGCAGGGTGATGGCGGGCCGCACGCGCTTGCCCCGAACGGAGACCACATGTTCCAGCAGCGACTTGATGGGCTCCTCGCTGTCGGCGGCCACATCCGCCAGGCTCGCTTCCACCCGGCGGAGGCCGTCTGCGATGGGCGTGTAGAAGCTCAAGGCTGTTTCCATGTGTGCACTCACCTGCCCTATCGCGCGGTCTGCGCCTCGAGGATGGCCGTCTCGCGCTCCACCGTGCCCTCGTCGAGCTTGGTGAACAGCGGCGTCGGCGGCTGCAGCGCCTGCCCGGCGGGCGGGGGCGTCAGCGTCCACCCGTTGGTGACGACGTCCGTCTCAAAGCCCATGAGAGCGTGGAGCCGCTCGCTGGCGTGCGGCATGAACGGGTAGAGCGCGATCTTCAGCGCCGCAATGGCCGTCAGCGCAGTATTCAGCGTCGTCGCCGTGCGCTCCCGGTCCTCGCGGGCGGTGCGCCACGGCGCCTTCAGGTCGATGTAGCGGTTGGCCTCCGCTGCCATCGCCATCGCCTTGCCGATGCCTTCGCGGAACCGCGGCTCCTCGAGGCTTGCGGCCACGTCCTCCAGTGTCGACGACGCCCGCTCGATGAGGGCGCGGTCGTCGTCGTCCAGCGGGCCCGCCGCCGGCACTTGGCCGTCGAAGTTGCGGTGCGTCATCGTCAGCACCCGGTGCACGAGGTTGCCGTAGGTCGCGACGAGCTCGTCGTTGTTGCGCCGGTAGAACTCGCGCCAGGAGAAGTCGGCGTCGCCGAACTCCGGCATGTTGGCCGAGAGGTAGTAGCGCAGCGGGTCCGGGTCGTACCGCTCCAGGTAATCGGGCACCCAGACCGCCCAGTTCTGCGATGTCGAGAACTTCTGCCCCTCCAGCGAGAGGAACTCGTTGGCGGGCACGTTGACGGGCAGGTTGAGGTGACCCAGCGAGCCGTCGTCGCTGTAGCCGACCAGCATCCCCGGCCACACGATGGTGT
It encodes:
- a CDS encoding polyprenyl synthetase family protein; this translates as METALSFYTPIADGLRRVEASLADVAADSEEPIKSLLEHVVSVRGKRVRPAITLLIAKTLGCTTDKPVIMGSAVELLHLATLIHDDTVDNAAVRRGRATLSSLWGPEVAVLVGDYLFATSAIHVCNTEDIRVIKGFSRTIMDLSSGQLTERFMANQWQQTRDQYMDRIFKKTGSLFATAAESGAVLSGADERLAAPGRSLGRHLGLAFQGGGGALAAPR